In one Cottoperca gobio chromosome 12, fCotGob3.1, whole genome shotgun sequence genomic region, the following are encoded:
- the tmem267 gene encoding transmembrane protein 267: MQGFYSKLDSSPLLGVGLRGEGAPVPLSLAVETEKAQALLQTFSSASLLASAGLGMFCVVADHALQLSVIQNHLWLRAALDNATHGLVGLWSWAVVIGLRKKSDFYEVLLAGLLASIIDLDHFYMAGSLSLKAAVSLPQRPPLHCSSLIPVLCLSLRFFMWIGRLKDSWCSLPWMLLISMATHHVRDAVRHGLWVCPFGNTAPLPYWLYVSTTATLPHLCSVLMYLTGTRDVISTKHGVAIDV; this comes from the exons ATGCAAGGATTCTACTCCAAGCTGGACTCGTCCCCGTTACTGGGGGTGGGCCTCAGGGGAGAAGGTGCTCCCGTCCCTCTCAGCCTGGCTGTAGAGACGGAGAAAGCTCAGGCCCTCCTACAGACATTCAGCTCCGCCTCTCTGCTGGCGTCGGCAGGACTCGGTATGTTCTGTGTGGTGGCGGACCACGCCCTCCAGCTGTCCGTCATCCAGAACCACCTGTGGCTGCGCGCTGCCTTGGACAACGCCACGCATGGATTGGTGGGGCTTTGGTCATGGGCGGTTGTTATTGGACTGAGGAAAAAGAGTGATTTCTATGAGGTGCTGCTTGCCGGTCTCCTGGCATCAATCATAGACCTGGACCACTTCTATATGGCTGGATCCCTGTCACTCAAG GCTGCTGTCTCGCTCCCTCAGCGTCCTCCTCTCCACTGTTCCTCTCTCATCCccgtcctctgtctctccctccgcTTCTTCATGTGGATCGGACGCCTCAAAGATTCGTGGTGTTCCTTGCCGTGGATGCTTTTAATTTCCATGGCGACGCATCACGTCCGGGACGCCGTGCGCCACGGCCTGTGGGTGTGCCCGTTTGGGAACACGGCACCGCTCCCTTACTGGCTGTACGTCAGCACCACGGCGACGCTGCCTCACCTGTGTTCAGTGCTCATGTATCTGACTGGAACCAGGGACGTGATCTCCACCAAACACGGGGTGGCCATCGATGTTTAA